A window of Halobacillus naozhouensis genomic DNA:
GTTGAAACCATATGAACTCTCCTCTATTATCTTATGCCTTTGAATCAAATACAGAGCGCTTTTGCTCCCCTCCTTGGGAAGACGTGCAATAATTCATATTCGTTAAGGACGGCTGCAGCATATCTAAGGACATCGTAATGAACTGTAACGATTGCTTCGTTAGCTCCGCATTTAACACTTCCTGCTGCTTCAAGTCAGCCAGGACAAGAATGAAGGCATCATAAGCCTCTTGGAGCCGCTCCCTCTCCTGTCCTTCTACAACCTCCAACATCTCAGAAACCGTCGGAGCCTCACCAGCAAGCCCCGCCGTTTCCGCCCAGGCTGCAGTACTAGCCATCCGCTGCTTCTCAACAGTATTAATCCCCTGGACATGCTTCCGCTCTTGAACAAGAATATCCTGTAACGCTTCCGTTTCATTCGATTTCAATATTTCCGTCTTACGCATTGACAGGGCGAGCAGGCTTTCATGAAGCTGTTGCAATCGCCCCATCTGCTCTATGATGCTATCGATCGTCACGGTCATTCTCCTTTATCCCTTTTTCGAAAAGAAATCAATCATCTTCTGAGCCGTCGCACTCGAATCCACCTGATACTTACCGTTCTCAACAGCCGCCTTAATCTCATCCACATGCTTCTGACGAGCTTCATTTTTCTGCTCAGACCCTTGAAGTGCCTTACCCTGGTGAGAAATTTCGACCTTATCCCGCTGACTCTGCATTTTCCTTTGCACGTCAGGCTGCTGTGTCATGTGCTTCTTGTAAGGGTTAAAATTAGAATGGTTTGGACCATTGATCTTCATTTCATTCACCTCTCGTTCAAAAATCTTTACTATATTTATCGGACCGCTTCCTTATAAGTTTAGCCTTTATCCTGCTTAACCGAATAATAAGTCACCCGACCCACATCGTCCTGCCTATTACGCTCTTGAAGCTGTTCAATCTCCTCGTGCTTTTGGACCCCGCGCTCAATCTCCTGCCGGCACCCTTCACAAAGACGCCCTTCACGAATCTGCGCCCCGCACTTTTCACAATCATACGTCAACTGAGGGAACTGAGCCGGATGCAGACGCTTTGACTTTACAAAACTGCGAATCCTGACCTCCTCAACACCCGCCCCTTCCACAATCTCCTGCATATTCGCCGTCCGATTCTGCTTCTTACGCAGAAACGTATATACCACTTGAAAGTCACGCTCCTCCTGCTTCACACAATTCGGACAAACAGAAGCTGTTCCCTTCATAAACAACCCATGGCACCTCGGACAATTCGCTAAATCAGTCATCTTCAAATTTCCCCCTGTATTCCTCTTTTTCTATTATATCGGCAAACTCCCCATAAACCAAAGAGCCGTCAGCGAAAAAGTGTAAACGAATAAACAGCCGGACATCCCGCCTCCTTTAACAACATCGCCAAATGCCGCACCGTCATCCCCGTCGTATAAATATCATCCACCAGCACCACAGGCCCAGTAACCCCTCTCACCAACTCAAACGGATTGCCCGCCTCCATCCGCTCCCTGCGCCCACGCTTCGACTGCTTCTCACTTTCCCTTCTCGTAAAAAAGTCGTGAGAATCAAACCCGAGCATTTGAATAATCGCATCCGATTGATTGAACCCCCGCTCCAGAAGCCGCTGCTCACTAAGCGGAATCACCGCAACATCAGCCCCCACATCACGATAGTGCTGATGATACGTCGTCTGTACAGCTTCAGCAAAGGCCCGAATCAGTATAAAGTCCCCACGATACTTCCATTTAGCGACAATCTCCTTCGCAAACTCATTATACGCATACACCGCCACATTTTTCTCAAGAACCCCCGCATATACATTTGATTGCTCCCAGCGCTCACAGTCATAACAAATACCCCGCGCATCTTCACGTCCGCACCTCGGACAGCCAATCTGATCAATGCGCTTCAATTTATCTGTGCACCCCTCACATATCCTCCTGCTTTTCTGAGGAAGCAAAAAGTGTCTCCAGCTGACCTGCGCCACGATCTCGTCGAAACAAATTAAGCATCTCATTGACACTTTCCCCGCTTATTCATCCTTAAAATCGCTTCCTGGGCATGTAGCATTGCGTTCGTTTTACCGATATGAAAAAAGAGCACGTCACCAGTTGGATCATGTTGGCTGCGCCCAGCGCGACCAGCAATTTGCACGAGTGCTGCCTCATCAAATACCACATGACCTGCATCAAGCACATAAACATCAACAGACGGAAAAGTCACACCCCGCTCAAGGATCGTTGTGGTCACTAAAATGGTGTGTTCTTGATTACGAAAAGCGCGAACTTTCTCCTCGCGTTCAGGGTCTTCGGCATGGACAGAGGTAATATCAGGATAAAAGGGTTGTAAGATGTCGGTAACTAACTGGGCGTATTCAATCGTAGAAGTAAAAAGTAGAAGTTGTCTACTCCCAAGTTGCTGGGACTGGACAGTTTGAAGGATTGATTTCGGGAGCCTGCGATTGGCCAACTCTTTTCTTAACCATGGACTGAGTTTTAACTTCGGAACAGGCAAGGGATGACCATGGAATCGCTTGGCGATAAATACGGCGGGAAGCTGCTTTTGCTTGATCCGCTTCTTTTCCTTTAGCCTCGGGGTTGCCGTTAAATAGATGAAAGAAGCCTGCAGCTTGGCGGCCCGTTTAGAAGCAAATTGGAGCGAGCGATCATTATGATAAGGAAACGCATCTATTTCATCAATAATCATCACATCAAAGGCATACGCAAAACGATAAAGCTGATGTGTGGTCGCTAACAGCAATTGTGCATCAGCTGTTTTTTCCTCACTATCTCCATATAACGCTTGAATCGTCACATCAGGGAAGGCCTGCTTAAGCCTTGGAGTCAATTCACGGACTACATCTGTTCGAGGCGTTGCCAGACAAATGCGCTTGCCCGCCTTTAAGGCGGCTGTCAGACCAGGAAACAGCATTTCCGTTTTCCCGGCCCCGCAGACCGCCCAAATGAGCAGCTCGTTTTGACCATGGTCAATAGCCGATACAATTTCATCGGCGGCCTGTTGTTGATCAACAGTAAGCTCCCCTCCCCAGGCACAAGGATTTTCAACCACTGGCCAGGGATACTGAGGACTTCCTCTAAATAGCGGTTCACATTCGATTACACGCCCCATCATAATACAGTTCCTGCAATACACACATAATTTACCACAAGCGGCATGGGGCATGGTCGCAAATAAATGACGCTTATCATTCCCACATCTTGTACAAGTAAACATCGACCTTCTTTTTTCAATAGATGTCACACTTTCAACATAACCTGCTGTAATGTACGATTGTAATTCCTCATCCAACAAGGGAATTTCTTGACGTGTCAGAAGTTTACCGCTCAACCATTTGTGGGGTTCATGTTCTGGAAACGGATGGAGTGAAGCAAGTTGAGGAGAAGCTGAGGTTTTAAACGTGGAGAATAAACGTAACAGGAGAATCACCTTCCTAATATTTTTTAAAGAGAAACCTGCCAATGTCTAACTGGCAGGTTTACTCATCATTCAGGACTTCTTATACCAGCCAAGACCCATAGCCCCTTCACCAAGATGCGACCCAATGACGGGACCAAAGTAGCTGACGGTCACCTCGACATTTTCAAACTGCTCTTCAATAGCGCGCTTAATTTGCTCGGCTTCCTGACCTCTATTGGCATGAATCACACTTGCCTGGAATGTACCTTCACGAGTTATATCCTCCTCAAAAAGAGTGAGAATCCTTTTGAGAGCTTTTTTACGCGTTCTTATTTTTTCAAATGGAACGATTTTTGTATCGACGAAATGAAGCACAGGTTTTACTTGAAGAAGACTCCCTACGAAAGCCTGCGCCCCATTCAGCCTTCCGCCTCTATGCAAATGGCTTAAATCGTCAGCCATAAAGTAGGCTCGCATTGACGATTTCATCTCTTCTAATCTAGCGATAACTTGCTCTGGTGTTCCTCCATTGTTTGCTAGTTCAGCAGCTTCTATCGCATAGAAACCCTGCATAAGACAGCTAATTTCAGAATCAAACACATGCACCTCAAGGTCTTCCACCATTTCGCTTGCAGCAACCATCCCTTGATACGTTCCGCTAATGCCGCTTGATAGGTGAATCGCTACAACAGCATCATAGTCGCGCGCCAGCTCCTCCAGCTTATCCACCATAAGTCCAGTGGAAGGCTGGGAAGTTTTTGGCAAATCGCTGTTCTCTTTGACCATGTCATAGAAATCATCTGCAGTGATATCGATTTCTTCCTGGTAGGACTCATGACCGAAGATCACGTTCAAAGGCACCATGTGGATGTGATTAGACTGGCGTACTTTCTTGGGTATGTAGGCTGTACTATCCGTAAGTACCGCAGTTTTCATAGGATCGATCTCCTCCAATCTATTGTTAAAATATATGTATAGCTTGTCTCATTATTCTTTACCTACATTTTACATCAAGGGATCATCCTTTGCATCTACAATATAGAAAAAACGGTGTTATCCTATTAAGATAATTCGTAATCGATTGCACTACATCTCGGAATCCCAGCGAAACCTCAATAATATATTTTCACCACAAGAAAACCATCGGCCGTTTTCAGTTTCCTACACATAAATAAAGGATCTGAAGCAAAATTGCTTCAGATCCTTTATTTATTGGTTTATACAACTTCCACCCAGCCATTCTTAATTGCTGTTACAACGGCTTGCGTACGATCGTTTACGTTCATTTTCTGTAATATGTTGCTGACATGGTTTTTTACTGTCTTTTCACTAATATACAGCGCCTCAGCTACGCCACGGTTGCTATTTCCATCAGCGAGGAGCTGCAATACTTCACATTCACGTCTAGTTAAAAGGTGAAGTGGCTTTCTGTACTCAATCGCACGATAAGCATTACCTTCCTTCGTTTCAGACAGCCTGCGATATTCAGCGACTAAATTATGAGTCACTTTTGGATGTAAATAAGAACCGCCTTCACCCACAACTTTAATGGCCTCGATGAGTGAATCGGAATCCATTTCTTTTAGCAAGTAGCCTTGCGCCCCTGTTTTCAAGGCATGAGTTACATAGTTTTCGTCGTCATGAATCGACAAAATAATGATCTTTAAATCTGGGTATCTACTAGTAATTTCCGCTGTTGCTTCCACACCGTTCATACTAGGCATGTTAATATCCATCAATACGATATCCGGGTTATTCTCTTCGATAAGGTCTAAAGCTACATCACCATCGTCCCCTTCGGCAACTACCTCAAAGCTCGTTTCAAAATCGAGAATACGCTTTACGCCTTCACGGAATAATTTATGATCATCAATCAAGACTAGTTTTGTCGTCATGAATCTTCCTCCTAATAATACATTCGATTGTTTTCTGGTTCGGTAGAATACGAATGGAAATCGTCTCTTATTTTATCTCTGTTTAATATGTTTTCGTTCATTACCCTAATCCTATTCCTATTATAAACGATTCAAGTCTTTTTACATAGTTGAATTATAGATTAACTAGTAATTGGAATTTGAATCATGACGATGGTCCCTTGACCTTTCGAGGAATCTATTTTCAATTCCCCGTGCACCATGTCTACACGTTCCCGCATACCCATGAGGCCGAAGGATTTCTCTTTTTTTATAGACGGGTCAAAGCCCTTCCCATCATCTTTAATTAAAATGTTCGCGTTCTCCGGCTTCATTTCTATGGCTACGTGAATCTTAGAAGGTTCTGCATGCTTCACAGCGTTCTGAACAGCTTCTTGAATCAGCCGAAATAAAGCAACCTCGTACTTACTTTCAAGTCTTCTCTCTTTTCCTATCGAAGTAAAGGAAATCTTGATGTCATTATACTCTTCGGTTGTCGCTAAGTATTTCTTTAAGGTGGGCACCAAACCTAAATCATCTAATGCCATTGGACGAAGGTCATAAATAATACGACGCACTTCATAGAGCGCGGATCGCACAAGTTTACGAACATTTTTCATCTCATCAAGGGCTTCTTTAATCCCCCGCTCGTTGAATGTCCGCTCCACTAAGTCAGAACGAAGCATCACGTTAGCCAGCATTTGTGCTGGTCCATCATGAATTTCCCGGGACAGCCTTCTGCGTTCTTCCTCTTGTGCTTCAATAATCTGCAAACCAAATTCCTGTTTTTCCTGAGCGGATTCTAAAGCATTGGTCACCTGTTTGAAGTCTTCTGTTAAGTAGTTCAACACAATAGAAATCTTGCCCGCTAAAGCTTCTGCACGCTGAATCGTGTCGTCCAGGTTACGCAGTCTAAGTTCAATCTCCTGACGCCTGAGCCTCAGTTGTTTTTCTTTCTCCCTCGTCATGGATAAATCCATTTGCAAGGAATGTGTTTGTTCATAAACTTTACGAATTTCATGCTCTGAATACTGTTGAAATTGCTTGCTGACTTCCGAGAGACGTTTTTTGGACGACCGAACCTTTTGCTCAAGATGGTCTCCATCATCAATTAAGTCAGTAACCTGCTCTCTGATACGGAGTAGCTCTTTGTTCAGTTTCTCAAATTCGCTTCGGGAGTCTTCACCAATCTGGAAAATTTCATCTTTACTATTCGTAACCGTATCGACCATTTCCCTGATCACATAGTCGAGTGCTTTATTCCCAGATCCATTCTCGTTCATAACAAGTCTCCTCCATCAATATTCACATACTCATTCGATCGACCTACGTCAATTTGTGGGGGTTATGTGTAAAACCACTATATTTTTTCTCTTTTCCTGTTTTATCTATATTTGCCCATACCTATAAATTCGTTATATAATAAAAGCTTAGGAGGTTCAACCAAAACCATGTTAGAAAGTTATTATACCGTAAATCATCAAGGGTCAGAAGAGCTTACCATACAGAAATCTCGATTTATCGGACATGTTAAACGTTGTGAAACAGAGGAAGAAGCTCAAACCTTCATAGAAAATATGAAGAAACAATATAAAGATGCTACTCATAATTGTTCAGCTTATATGATAGGGGAACACGACCTGATACAAAAAGCCAATGATGATGGTGAACCAAGCGGGACAGCAGGTGTACCTATTCTTGAAGTCCTTAAAAAGATGGGACTAAAGGATACCGTCGTCGTGGTCACTCGTTATTTTGGAGGAACAAAACTTGGGGCAGGTGGGTTAATTCGTGCCTATTCCAGCGCAACATCGGAAGCCATTAAATCGACAGGGGTCGTCAAAAGAGAGCTTATGCAAACAATGAAAGTCTCCATTGACTACACACAGCTCGGTAAAGTGGAAAATGAGATCAGGAATTCCAGCTATCATTTAGATGACATTCAATATTTGGAAAAAGTTGAGCTAGACGTGAAAGTCGAAACCAATCAAATCGAAGCATTCGAAACCTGGATCACTAATTTAACAAGTGGACAAGCATACGTTTGCCACGGAGAATGCAATTATTCTGACACACCCATTTCTTTGTGAAATGGATGTTTTTGAGAATTGTTACTTTTTAAAGGGGAAGATTAGTTATGAAAGGAAGTAAATTAAAAATATTTTTATGGTCCTTCGGTGCCGTCCTGCTTATATTTGTAGGAGCTACAGTGGGATATGCAGCTTTTCTAACAGACAAGGCACGGGAAGTAGCTAAAGAATCGCATGATACATTAGAGCGCGGCGGAAAATCCGATATGCGTACAGAATCAGTACAGCCTGAATTTGACAATACTTCTATTTTATTCATTGGCGTTGATGATAGTAAAACTCGCTCCAATGGTAATCCGGCTGGACATACGAGTCGTTCCGACGCCTTAGTGCTGGCCACTTTTAACGACGAAGAAAAGTCGATTAAATTATTGAGCATTCCACGGGATTCATATGTCTATATTCCAGAAGTAGGGTATCGCGACAAGATTACACATGCTCACGCATTTGGCGGAACAGATGCAACGGTGAAAACAGTAGAAAACTTTTTGGATGTTCCGGTTGACTATTATGTTCGGTTGAATTTCAACTCGTTTATCGAAGTCATTAATGCCCTTGGCGGAGTTAAATTTAACGTTCCATTTGCCTTAACGGAGCAAAATAGTAAAGACACCGAAGGCTCAATTCACTTAGAAGAAGGGTTACAAACCGTATCAGGGGAAGAAGCACTGGCTTTAGTACGCTCCCGTCAATATGACAGTGATTTAGCACGTGGTGAAAGGCAGATGCAAATGA
This region includes:
- a CDS encoding flagellar protein FlgN — its product is MTVTIDSIIEQMGRLQQLHESLLALSMRKTEILKSNETEALQDILVQERKHVQGINTVEKQRMASTAAWAETAGLAGEAPTVSEMLEVVEGQERERLQEAYDAFILVLADLKQQEVLNAELTKQSLQFITMSLDMLQPSLTNMNYCTSSQGGEQKRSVFDSKA
- the flgM gene encoding flagellar biosynthesis anti-sigma factor FlgM — translated: MKINGPNHSNFNPYKKHMTQQPDVQRKMQSQRDKVEISHQGKALQGSEQKNEARQKHVDEIKAAVENGKYQVDSSATAQKMIDFFSKKG
- a CDS encoding TIGR03826 family flagellar region protein, whose translation is MTDLANCPRCHGLFMKGTASVCPNCVKQEERDFQVVYTFLRKKQNRTANMQEIVEGAGVEEVRIRSFVKSKRLHPAQFPQLTYDCEKCGAQIREGRLCEGCRQEIERGVQKHEEIEQLQERNRQDDVGRVTYYSVKQDKG
- a CDS encoding ComF family protein, which codes for MKRIDQIGCPRCGREDARGICYDCERWEQSNVYAGVLEKNVAVYAYNEFAKEIVAKWKYRGDFILIRAFAEAVQTTYHQHYRDVGADVAVIPLSEQRLLERGFNQSDAIIQMLGFDSHDFFTRRESEKQSKRGRRERMEAGNPFELVRGVTGPVVLVDDIYTTGMTVRHLAMLLKEAGCPAVYSFTLFR
- a CDS encoding DEAD/DEAH box helicase, which codes for MDEELQSYITAGYVESVTSIEKRRSMFTCTRCGNDKRHLFATMPHAACGKLCVYCRNCIMMGRVIECEPLFRGSPQYPWPVVENPCAWGGELTVDQQQAADEIVSAIDHGQNELLIWAVCGAGKTEMLFPGLTAALKAGKRICLATPRTDVVRELTPRLKQAFPDVTIQALYGDSEEKTADAQLLLATTHQLYRFAYAFDVMIIDEIDAFPYHNDRSLQFASKRAAKLQASFIYLTATPRLKEKKRIKQKQLPAVFIAKRFHGHPLPVPKLKLSPWLRKELANRRLPKSILQTVQSQQLGSRQLLLFTSTIEYAQLVTDILQPFYPDITSVHAEDPEREEKVRAFRNQEHTILVTTTILERGVTFPSVDVYVLDAGHVVFDEAALVQIAGRAGRSQHDPTGDVLFFHIGKTNAMLHAQEAILRMNKRGKCQ
- a CDS encoding DegV family protein, translated to MKTAVLTDSTAYIPKKVRQSNHIHMVPLNVIFGHESYQEEIDITADDFYDMVKENSDLPKTSQPSTGLMVDKLEELARDYDAVVAIHLSSGISGTYQGMVAASEMVEDLEVHVFDSEISCLMQGFYAIEAAELANNGGTPEQVIARLEEMKSSMRAYFMADDLSHLHRGGRLNGAQAFVGSLLQVKPVLHFVDTKIVPFEKIRTRKKALKRILTLFEEDITREGTFQASVIHANRGQEAEQIKRAIEEQFENVEVTVSYFGPVIGSHLGEGAMGLGWYKKS
- a CDS encoding response regulator is translated as MTTKLVLIDDHKLFREGVKRILDFETSFEVVAEGDDGDVALDLIEENNPDIVLMDINMPSMNGVEATAEITSRYPDLKIIILSIHDDENYVTHALKTGAQGYLLKEMDSDSLIEAIKVVGEGGSYLHPKVTHNLVAEYRRLSETKEGNAYRAIEYRKPLHLLTRRECEVLQLLADGNSNRGVAEALYISEKTVKNHVSNILQKMNVNDRTQAVVTAIKNGWVEVV
- a CDS encoding sensor histidine kinase, whose protein sequence is MNENGSGNKALDYVIREMVDTVTNSKDEIFQIGEDSRSEFEKLNKELLRIREQVTDLIDDGDHLEQKVRSSKKRLSEVSKQFQQYSEHEIRKVYEQTHSLQMDLSMTREKEKQLRLRRQEIELRLRNLDDTIQRAEALAGKISIVLNYLTEDFKQVTNALESAQEKQEFGLQIIEAQEEERRRLSREIHDGPAQMLANVMLRSDLVERTFNERGIKEALDEMKNVRKLVRSALYEVRRIIYDLRPMALDDLGLVPTLKKYLATTEEYNDIKISFTSIGKERRLESKYEVALFRLIQEAVQNAVKHAEPSKIHVAIEMKPENANILIKDDGKGFDPSIKKEKSFGLMGMRERVDMVHGELKIDSSKGQGTIVMIQIPITS
- a CDS encoding YigZ family protein, with amino-acid sequence MLESYYTVNHQGSEELTIQKSRFIGHVKRCETEEEAQTFIENMKKQYKDATHNCSAYMIGEHDLIQKANDDGEPSGTAGVPILEVLKKMGLKDTVVVVTRYFGGTKLGAGGLIRAYSSATSEAIKSTGVVKRELMQTMKVSIDYTQLGKVENEIRNSSYHLDDIQYLEKVELDVKVETNQIEAFETWITNLTSGQAYVCHGECNYSDTPISL
- a CDS encoding LCP family protein, with product MKGSKLKIFLWSFGAVLLIFVGATVGYAAFLTDKAREVAKESHDTLERGGKSDMRTESVQPEFDNTSILFIGVDDSKTRSNGNPAGHTSRSDALVLATFNDEEKSIKLLSIPRDSYVYIPEVGYRDKITHAHAFGGTDATVKTVENFLDVPVDYYVRLNFNSFIEVINALGGVKFNVPFALTEQNSKDTEGSIHLEEGLQTVSGEEALALVRSRQYDSDLARGERQMQMIEAIIDKASQAGSITNYSKVIESIGNNLKTNLTFSEMTAYKDYVLQQDGLDFDEMQLNGKGTYIDGVWYYKVNQTSLLNVQNSLQAHLGVNQSSNNNAFAGDDREDSSNSIR